One Fusobacterium varium genomic window, AAAATCTTATCAATAAACTCTATTGTACATAGATCTTTTGAGTTGAAAATATATGTTCCATGATCATCTTCAAATACAGGCATATACTCTCCAGGTCTAGTTTCCTCTACTAAAGAGTATTTCCATCTACAAGATTGAGCACAATCTCCTCTATTTGCATCTCTTCCAGTCATATAGTTACTCAATAGACATCTTCCTGAAATTGACATGCACATAGCACCATGGATAAATACTTCTAATTCAATATCAGGAACTTTAGCTCTTATCTCTGCTATATTTTCTAAAGAGATCTCTCTAGCTAGTACAACTCTCTTTGCTCCTAGATCTTTCCACATTTTTACTGAACGCCAGTTTGTATTACTTGCTTGTGTACTTACACTTATACGAAGATTTGTATTCTCTTTAACTATTTGGAATACTCCTAAGTCAGCAACTATTACTCCATCTACTCCAATTTTTTCTAAGAATTTAACATAGTCTGGTAATAATTCTAACTCATTGTTGTGAGGAATTATATTTAAAGTTACATAAACTTTCTTTCCTAAATTGTGTGCATAATTTACTGCCTCTATTAACTCTTCATCTGAGAAGTTACTACTTCCAGCTCTCAGATTGAACATTTTTCCACCTAAAAATACTGCATCAGCTCCATAGTGTATTGCCATTTTAAACTTTTCCATATTTCCAACTGGAGCTAATAATTCAACTTTTTTCACTTTACCATTCCTTTCTTAATATTAATCAATTTTATTTGTATAATTTTCAAATTTTGTAAGCTCATGGAAGAATCTCAATTTAACTGTTCCTGTAGGTCCATTTCTATGCTTACCTATAATTACCTCTGTAATTCCTTTTTCCTCTGTTTCTTCATTGTAATAATCATCTCTATATAAAAACATTACCATGTCAGCATCTTGCTCTATTGCTCCAGATTCTCTTAAATCTGATAGCATAGGTCTTCTATCAGCTCTCTGTTCAGTAGCACGAGACAATTGAGATAGTGCAATTATTGGTACATCTAATTCCCTTGCTATTCCCTTTAATGATCTTGAAATATCTGAGATCTCTTGCTGTCTATTCTCATTTTTTCCACTGCTTCCCTTGATAAGTTGAAGATAATCTATTAAAATCATATCTAACTTACCTGCTGCTTTTAACCTTCTAGCATAAGCTCTTATTTCCAATACTCCAACATTAGGGGTATCTGCAATATTTATCTCAGTTTGTGCTAATCTTCCACTGGCAATTCCCAATCTTCCCCAATCTTCTGGAGCTAAGAAACCTGTTTTTATTTTTTGA contains:
- a CDS encoding U32 family peptidase, with product MKKVELLAPVGNMEKFKMAIHYGADAVFLGGKMFNLRAGSSNFSDEELIEAVNYAHNLGKKVYVTLNIIPHNNELELLPDYVKFLEKIGVDGVIVADLGVFQIVKENTNLRISVSTQASNTNWRSVKMWKDLGAKRVVLAREISLENIAEIRAKVPDIELEVFIHGAMCMSISGRCLLSNYMTGRDANRGDCAQSCRWKYSLVEETRPGEYMPVFEDDHGTYIFNSKDLCTIEFIDKILDIGVDSLKIEGRMKGIYYVANCVKVYRDAIDSYYSGNYKYNPKWLEELESVSHRSYTNGFYMGRPGVDGQNYNDRNSYSQSHQLVAKVEKKLPNNEYILAIRNRLLVGEKLEVVSPGINVREITLPEMTLMNRDKEVEKVEAANPNSFVKIKLDEELNELDMLRKRI